From a single Solanum dulcamara chromosome 4, daSolDulc1.2, whole genome shotgun sequence genomic region:
- the LOC129884446 gene encoding MYB-like transcription factor 4 encodes MGRSPCCEKAHTNKGAWTKEEDERLISYITTHGEGCWRSLPKAAGLLRCGKSCRLRWINYLRPDLKRGNFAEEEDELIIKLHSLLGNKWSLIAGRLPGRTDNEIKNYWNTHIRRKLLSRGIDPTTHRPVNESSTTQKVTTISFAGDHKTKDIGEDHNKMINVKAESGLSQLEDEISNSPFREQCPDLNLELRISPPSLQNYQQSHQHSPSRCFACSLGIQNSKDCNCSKINNNNMGNIASYNFLGLKTNGILDYRTLETK; translated from the exons ATGGGAAGATCACCGTGTTGTGAAAAAGCACATACAAATAAAGGAGCTTGGActaaagaagaagatgaacgACTTATTTCTTATATTACAACTCACGGCGAAGGTTGCTGGAGATCGCTTCCCAAAGCTGCCGGACTTCTCCGCTGCGGTAAAAGTTGCCGTCTCCGGTGGATTAATTACTTGAGGCCTGATCTTAAACGCGGTAACTTTgctgaggaagaagatgaactcaTTATCAAACTCCATAGCCTTCTTGGTAACAA aTGGTCACTTATAGCGGGAAGGTTACCGGGAAGAACAGATAACGAGATAAAAAATTACTGGAATACACATATAAGAAGGAAGCTTTTGAGTCGGGGCATTGATCCTACGACGCACAGGCCGGTTAACGAGTCCAGTACCACACAAAAAGTGACAACAATTTCATTTGCAGGTGATCATAAAACTAAAGATATTGGAGAAGATCATAATAAGATGATAAATGTCAAAGCTGAATCTGGGCTTAGTCAATTAGAAGATGAAATTAGTAACAGCCCATTTCGAGAACAGTGCCCTGATTTAAATCTTGAGCTCAGAATTAGCCCTCCTTCTCTGCAAAATTACCAACAGAGCCACCAACATAGCCCCTCAAGGTGTTTTGCATGCAGTTTGGGTATACAGAATAGTAAAGATTGCAATTGCagtaaaattaataataataatatgggtAATATTGCAAGTTATAATTTTCTAGGGTTAAAGACTAATGGTATTTTGGACTATAGAACTTTGGAAACTAAGtga